GAACAAAGAACTAGAACATCGAGAAATTGTAGCTTCTGTCTAAAATGGACGAATTTGAATAGTTAGCATTTACCGGGAAAGCTGAGCAAGTAGGACCACCACTTACAAGAACCTGAACATAAGAATCAAATAGCATATTTGAATCCACTAGAACAGGAATTAAGTGTAAATAAAACTTGCAATATGAATCTTAGAAACTAGAACTTTATCATGAACCATGAAaaatatagcacatgaaacatttGAACTAATGAAAACTCAAACAATAGGTGCAAAGCCCAAAGACAAGTTCATTATGCACTTGCCTTAACTTAGGCGAGAATTCGGCGTCACACGCTCGGCACAAGCACCTCCCAATCTATAGAAACAAAACTGCCTTAAGAACTAGCCTTCATCAATCAACCTATTTTACGAATAATCAAGTAAACCTCTTAACTAAACTCTAAATTGTTAGTTCTCATATTTTCAAAAAGAATTGACCGGAATTCTAAATTCTTCGTTGTTTTATTCTTAACTCTAAATTCGTATAGAAATtttattttctacaacttttatttagacgtTAAGGACTGATTCTGGCCCCAACTAAGTCAAAACTAACCGAAAATATTTTTGCAAGAAAAAGCGCTAATCAGATAAGCTGTGCATGTGGCCATATATTCCCTAGCAGTTAGGGCACCCACAACAGTAAGAGTCAGCTACTGGCTTTAAGTCAACCTCTTCAATAATATTAGCTTTTAACAATGACTCATAATATTTTTAGGCTCACATGACACTCTCACATGATCTTGAAATATGTGTACTAGCCTAGCTCTTAATCAAGAGCtcacttttctctttttttctattaaaatatgaaaaaaaaaactcagagCTACCTTCCGAGCCTCCCATTGCGGGTGCCCTTAGAAGATCCAGAGTCTCCACACACGATTCATCCTACCTGTTTTGTTTAGGAGTAGTATAGCAGTAGATAATAATTCATACGCTGACGCTGGGTTGTCGTAGACGTGGGTGCTTGATTGATTTTGCAGCGATGGCGATCCCCCAATCAGTTGCTTCGCTGCGCACAGTGTGTGTACGTGGGGCCCGGCcgtacataaatgaaatgggatgGGATGAGCTGACCTCCCTTCCAAGCTAGAGCTAGGGGATTAAACAAAGCGGCCATTGGGCACCACTTGCGGTGCGCCCATCCGTCCGCCGCTCCTTAATTCCGCCTTGCCTGCCGCGTGCCCGCCTCTCACCATCCACCACCTGCTCGACCCGCCCCCGCCTCTCTCCATTCCATCACGCCATCGCCACGCCTCCTCCGcttctctcttctccctcgctggCGCTGCCCTCTCCCTCGCTGCGCCCAGTACCTTGCGCCAAATCGTTTTATCGGAGGCCATCGCCCTCGCCTCGCTGCTTCCGGGCCCAGAGGTGACCACACTCTGCTCTTCTCTGACCCCTGCTTGCTTCTCCCTCCCCCTTCTCTTCTGCCTGACGCCTCTCAATGCCCCCTGATGTTCTTGCCTTCTTGGTTCATGTTTGAttgcttgttttcttctctacCATGTTTCTTTCTTATTCAGTACTAGCATCAGCCCTTATTCAGTACTAGCATCAGCGTGCTTCGTTCTTCTCCCCACTTTCGAGATAGGAGTATATACATACATAGAGGGTCCGTGTCTTGCTTTAAGAGGATCTCGACTTTCAGGGTGTACTTTTTTGGTGGAATTGAGTGCCCTTTCTCCACTATGGGGAGCAGACAGGGACAAGTCCCCCCAATCTCTTTCTGTGTCCAGAGAGTGACAAGATTTTCGTGACTGGGATTTCGAAATTCTAGGCTTCGATTTACCCAATTTCTGAATGGTTTAGCTGGTCGGATTCTCACGGTAATGGATTACTATTTACTAGACAACTGTAGCCTCGGAAATTTCCATCACTCGGTGCAATGGCTACGCGGAATTGCGAATGCGCTATGATAGCACCTGAAGtagttttctttcttttttttcccctGGTTCGAGAATTCAGAATCTACCGTACTCTGCTTTATGACTAATTCGTGGACTAGGGTTCAAGATAAGAAAGAAAAATAGGGGGGAAGCAAAGCAAGAAAGCAGTTTGAAACATCGAAAGCTCTCGAGAAGAGCAAATTGAAGCCGGGCGATGTGCGGTTAAACCACCTTGGTGGAATGTTAGGTGCTACTGCACATATTATGATACTGTATTATTTATTATGTATACAAGGCTTTTTCCTCTGGCACCAGCTTCGTGCTGATGCTGCTGCATAGTGCTTTGATCGTCGCAACGGTCACGGACTCTCAGTCAACGATCACCACTCACCAGGGGGTCTCCAGGTCGTGCTCACTTTGATGTTTAAGTCAAAAGAGTTGATGCCAATACCGTGTGGTCCATTGATTGATTTCATGCTTTTTGGTGGCAATTTGGTTGCAGATAGGGAACTACTCATTACCTTTGTCCtgatttttctttctttcttttttttagaaaaaggaaaTGCTCcattctctccctctctcaatTATTGTTTGTGGATTACCATTTTGCCATTATTCATTCCTTGTATCTGTTTCTGGAAGGTAGTTTGTCAGGGACTCAACTGAACTGTCAAATGTTAGTAAAGGAAGAGCTTGAGAAACCAATACGAAGCTTTATCAGGAATTGCTCCCACTCAAGCTAGCACAATGAGCTCCTGTTCCAACCTCTCATGAGGGTAAATTTTATTTATGATGATGAcccttttctgttttattttaaATACATTAGAGCAAAAGTCAAAAGTATCTCATTCTAGATGTAATGTCCATGTGTTTACATCTTTTCTGTCTCCAAGTTACAGTGCTTATGAATTGACTGCTTCGTGCTGAAAGTCTTCAAGAAAATGTGAATTACTACATTTTCCTTTAACAAAACAAATGGCTAATCCCAATACTCCAATAGTCACTTTGTGCTACATTTTTCCATCTATACTGCTGTTCTCAGAAGCATGATTAGTTTTAGAAATCAGCCTGCATCTATCATGCCACTTAAGGAAAATAAAACATCTAGCCAAAGCCAGCACTACTTTCTAATTCTAATTATACTACAATAACTATCACGTGCAGGCTGTTATGGATTCCCTTAGGATTTTGCATGCTTGCTTCTGAACTTACATGCAAATTAGTGAGGAAACCTGTTGAAATAAATGCCGCGAGATGCAACCTGCAAAGCTGTATTGTTCAATCTGGTAGTCTAAGAATCCAAGACTTCCTCCATTCCCAACTGATTTTCTAACTGTGCACATTCTTAAATGCTTCAGATGGAGGGAATGAGTGGATGGTTGTGGAAGGCTGCGCTCATGGAAGTCCCCAGCAAACATCACAGCCCACCAAAATGCTCAGTTATACTATGGATGCTTGCTATAGCCAACCTCTGGATAATTTGCAGCAGCAGTACCCAGAAGCAAGTTCTCATGCCAGGGTTCAGCGCCTCAGAAATGGATTACATTGATAATGATGGGAAGTTTCTTGTCTCCAATGGCTCtgtctttggctttggctttgtcaCCATCAGCGTGTCAGACAGCACATCCTACATTCTTGCAGTAGTCCACTTGGTCACCACTTCTATTGTCTGGTCTGCTAATGCTAACTCTCCAGTCTCTCATTCAGACAACTTTGTGTTTGACAAGGATGGCAATGCCTACCTGCAGTCTGGAAGTTCCATGGTCTGGACTGCCAATATCTCTGGCAAGGGGGCCACCTCTATGCAGCTGCTAGACTCGGGCAATCTTGTAGTGTTTGGCAAGGACGGCTCTTCTCCTCTGTGGCAGAGTTTCAGCCATCCAACAGACACACTTCTGTCTGGACAGAGCTTCGTTGAGGGGATGAGTTTGGTGAGCCATTCCAATGCACAGAACATGACCTATACACTTCAAATCAAATCTGGGGACATGTTGTTGTATGCAGGCTTACAGATGCCCCAACCGTACTGGTCCGCTCAGCAGGATAACAGGATGATCATCGACAAGAATGGCAACAACAACATATACTCTGCAAACCTGAGTTCAGGTTCCTGGTCATTTTATGATCAATCAGGGCTCCTTCAATCACAGCTTGTCATTGCACAGCAGCAGGGTGATGCTAACACCACACTGGCTGCTGTCCTCGGTGATGATGGTTTGATTAACTTTTATATGCTCCAGAGTGTGAATGGCAAGAGTGTTCTTCCTATCACAGTTCCGCAGGACTCATGTGACATGCCTGCCCACTGCAAGCCGTACTCCATTTGCAACAGTGGGACAGGGTGCCTGTGTCCTTCAGCCCTCAGCTCCTATGCAAACTGCGACCCTGGCATCATATCACCATGCAACTCAAAGGACAAGTTTGAGCTGGTTCAACTGGACAGTGGTGTTGGGTATGTCGGTGCTAGATTCACATCGCCTGTGCCCAAGACAAACCTCACAGGATGCAAGAATGCTTGCATGGGTAACTGCTCATGCATTGCTGTATTCTTCGACCAAAGTTCAGGAAATTGCTTCCTTTTCGACCAGATAGGAAGCTTGCAACAGAAAGATGGAGGTAAAAGTAGTTTTGCATCTTTCATTAAGGTATCAAGCAGTAATCATGGCACAGGGCAAGGTGGTAGTGACAATGGTAGGCTCACCATCATAATTGTTGTCATTATAGTTGGAACTTTGGCTGTCATAGGGGTCCTTGTGTATGTTGGTTTCTGCATTTACCGAAGGAGTCACCATACACCCTCGCATGATGATGCTGGTTCATCAGAAGATGATGGTTTCCTGCAAACTATATCAGGAGCACCGACACGGTATACTTACAGGGAGCTCCAGGATGCGACAAACAACTTCTCAGACAAGCTTGGCCAGGGAGGGTTTGGATCTGTGTATCTTGGTACACTGCCTGATGGCAGACGCATCGCTGTAAAGAAGCTAGAGGGCATAGGACAAGGGAAGAAAGAATTCCGTTCTGAGGTGACCATCATTGGCAGCGTACATCACATCCATCTTGTTAAACTCCGAGGCTTTTGTGCCGAGGGAGCACACAGGCTTCTTGCATATGAGTACATGGCAAAAGGGTCTCTAGATAGATGGATTTTCCAAAGAAACGAGGACTCCTCCCTGCTGGACTGGGACACGAGGTTTAACATTGCCCTTGGAACAGCCAAGGGGTTGGCATACCTCCACCAGGACTGTGAGTCGAAGATCATTCACTGTGACATCAAACCTGAGAACGTCCTCCTTGATGACAACTTCCTCGCGAAGGTGTCAGACTTTGGCCTCGCCAAGTTAATGACCAGGGAGCAGAGCCATGTGTTCACGACACTCAGAGGCACGCGGGGCTACCTTGCACCTGAATGGATCACCA
The nucleotide sequence above comes from Miscanthus floridulus cultivar M001 chromosome 18, ASM1932011v1, whole genome shotgun sequence. Encoded proteins:
- the LOC136520194 gene encoding G-type lectin S-receptor-like serine/threonine-protein kinase SD2-5 isoform X1: MRMEGMSGWLWKAALMEVPSKHHSPPKCSVILWMLAIANLWIICSSSTQKQVLMPGFSASEMDYIDNDGKFLVSNGSVFGFGFVTISVSDSTSYILAVVHLVTTSIVWSANANSPVSHSDNFVFDKDGNAYLQSGSSMVWTANISGKGATSMQLLDSGNLVVFGKDGSSPLWQSFSHPTDTLLSGQSFVEGMSLVSHSNAQNMTYTLQIKSGDMLLYAGLQMPQPYWSAQQDNRMIIDKNGNNNIYSANLSSGSWSFYDQSGLLQSQLVIAQQQGDANTTLAAVLGDDGLINFYMLQSVNGKSVLPITVPQDSCDMPAHCKPYSICNSGTGCLCPSALSSYANCDPGIISPCNSKDKFELVQLDSGVGYVGARFTSPVPKTNLTGCKNACMGNCSCIAVFFDQSSGNCFLFDQIGSLQQKDGGKSSFASFIKVSSSNHGTGQGGSDNGRLTIIIVVIIVGTLAVIGVLVYVGFCIYRRSHHTPSHDDAGSSEDDGFLQTISGAPTRYTYRELQDATNNFSDKLGQGGFGSVYLGTLPDGRRIAVKKLEGIGQGKKEFRSEVTIIGSVHHIHLVKLRGFCAEGAHRLLAYEYMAKGSLDRWIFQRNEDSSLLDWDTRFNIALGTAKGLAYLHQDCESKIIHCDIKPENVLLDDNFLAKVSDFGLAKLMTREQSHVFTTLRGTRGYLAPEWITNYAISEKSDVYSYGMVLLEIISGRKSYDPVEGSEKAHFPSYAFKKLEEGDLRDISDSKLKYKDQDNRVEMAIKVALWCIQEDFYQRPSMSKVVQMLEGACDVPQPPISSHIGYRLYANAFKSSSEEGTSSGMSDYNSDALLSAVRLSGPR
- the LOC136520194 gene encoding G-type lectin S-receptor-like serine/threonine-protein kinase SD2-5 isoform X2, with translation MEGMSGWLWKAALMEVPSKHHSPPKCSVILWMLAIANLWIICSSSTQKQVLMPGFSASEMDYIDNDGKFLVSNGSVFGFGFVTISVSDSTSYILAVVHLVTTSIVWSANANSPVSHSDNFVFDKDGNAYLQSGSSMVWTANISGKGATSMQLLDSGNLVVFGKDGSSPLWQSFSHPTDTLLSGQSFVEGMSLVSHSNAQNMTYTLQIKSGDMLLYAGLQMPQPYWSAQQDNRMIIDKNGNNNIYSANLSSGSWSFYDQSGLLQSQLVIAQQQGDANTTLAAVLGDDGLINFYMLQSVNGKSVLPITVPQDSCDMPAHCKPYSICNSGTGCLCPSALSSYANCDPGIISPCNSKDKFELVQLDSGVGYVGARFTSPVPKTNLTGCKNACMGNCSCIAVFFDQSSGNCFLFDQIGSLQQKDGGKSSFASFIKVSSSNHGTGQGGSDNGRLTIIIVVIIVGTLAVIGVLVYVGFCIYRRSHHTPSHDDAGSSEDDGFLQTISGAPTRYTYRELQDATNNFSDKLGQGGFGSVYLGTLPDGRRIAVKKLEGIGQGKKEFRSEVTIIGSVHHIHLVKLRGFCAEGAHRLLAYEYMAKGSLDRWIFQRNEDSSLLDWDTRFNIALGTAKGLAYLHQDCESKIIHCDIKPENVLLDDNFLAKVSDFGLAKLMTREQSHVFTTLRGTRGYLAPEWITNYAISEKSDVYSYGMVLLEIISGRKSYDPVEGSEKAHFPSYAFKKLEEGDLRDISDSKLKYKDQDNRVEMAIKVALWCIQEDFYQRPSMSKVVQMLEGACDVPQPPISSHIGYRLYANAFKSSSEEGTSSGMSDYNSDALLSAVRLSGPR